The DNA sequence TTAGTTGTTAAAGAAATGCATCAGttttatgacacatttttaatattcattttgaaatgaccaATAAAGTAAAACTACAGTCTGGAAAGAACTCTCTCTTCAGGACATCAACAAAACGGGGTTGTGGAagttcatacaaaaaaaaaaaattagtctgaggttttttttacccCCAAACATCCAAGAAATTCTGATCGGACTTGATAACAAGCCTGTTATTTGGGTAGAATGGACTCTGCCCCTGGATCCTTACAGCAGAAAATATTCAGCCGACAATAtctcacatttttctttcacaacatGACTTGAGTAGTCAGAAATCTTTGTGTGAAAACACTAATTGAGTATGAAAAATGTCACTCTATATAACATTTAAATTATCTGACTTGACAAAGGCGTTCCCTCAGAACTAtttaagtgtaatttaagtGTAATATTTGTGTTTAAAGGTGGCAGCTGAGCTATTTTGTCATTGATGGATCAACATGGAGTATCGGAATTGGCTGACAATTCCAGAAAATACTCCAAGAGTGAAAGATTTCCACAACCAACACCAAAAGATTATAAATTGCTAAGAGTGTATAAAGTACTGTATATTCAAATAAGCAAGTGTTATAGAAACATTAGTTGAGATCTCGCAGCATCTTCCCAGTCTCTGCTGCATTTTTGCAGCTGTAAAGCCATTTGATGATCCGTGCGTTGCGTTCAATAACTGACGTGCCctggttctcttttttttccaactcctTCTCCAGGAGTCCATCACTGTCACCACTGTCCCTGGAGAAGCCGTCGTCTGATGTGGATACACTGACGCTCCGAATGATGCTCATCGAGATTTCATCTGAACATGTTGAGAAGTTCTCTCTTCCCAAAGAATCGATGATGTCACTGTCCAAGCCGCAGTATTTAAAAAAGACGTCAAAGTCTGCAAAATTTGTGGAATACCGGGAACTAATGTCAGAGTGGGACCGGCTGACCCCCTTCCCAGATCTCCTTTCAGTTTGAGGAACTTCCAGAAGACCGCCAGCACATTTCTTTGTGCCAGAGTCATTGCTGCTTTCCGTGCTGTGTTCCTCCACAGCTCTATTTGACCTTTTCTCTGACTGAGAGACAAAGACACGGGAGCTGCAGTTCTCTGCTGCTCCCTGAGCCAGCAAAAGTTTTTCCTTGTTGCCTTTAGACTCACATTCCTTGCTAGCATTCTCAAGTAATGGGACATTTCCATTCACAGGACCAAGCAGGAGCTTACGAGACATCGGATGTTTGCGATTATTTGCAGGCCCTCTTAATGACTCACATTTCTGCCTGTAGATTAGAAGTGAATCTGGTCTCTTTTTGGAGCTGGACCGACGCTCTTGTCCTGGTGAGGAGTCTTGTGCAACACTGGTTGGGCTATTCCCTGTAACAAGATTCCCACCATGTTTCAATGGAAGGTTGGAAGATCCAGAGCTGCTCACAGTAAAAGGGCTGAGGTTGATCACTGGCTCCTGGCACGAGTTGACCACTTGTTGGCTCTTGACATATATGGGCTTACTTGCGGCGAGCCTCTCCACAGCACTCATGTGTCCTTTGTTGTCGCGTTCCATTTGCTTGCGAAAGTATTCAGGACCCTTTCCCAGGATTTTTGTGGCGTCACTGTTGGTCTCCATTGTGGTTTTGCGAGCATCCAGGCTTACACTTTCCACAGGAAAGCTAATCACTTGGAGTTAGGTCTTTCCAGAGTTGCTCCTGACAGATTCCATTCGAGTCTGTTCTTCGCCTGAGCACGAGTCAGGACAGGAAACTTCGCCTTGTCTGCTCAAACACCCATCAATACACCCCACCCACTCTGCGTAAGGTTGTGTTTTAACCAAacacaggcatgtccaaagtacACCTGATACCATCACAGGTGAGAACTGTGAGAGTCgatactgcttttttttgttgaggaGTGGAAATGTGGGGTTTTCAGAACACAATAACTGTTTGGAGAACTGGTTTTTAGCAGCTAAATCTCCTGTTTAACTGTTATCAAATTTCCAGGAAATTGGACTCATCAAAGAACAGTTTAGGTCcccattgtaaaaacattgcgCAAGAAATGTTTGCCCCATCTATGCTCATCTCGGAAGTAGTGGTTACAGTGTGACACAGAGATCGCTAAGGCAAGACAAGTGTTGCACCCAAGTCATGTTTATAGGAAAATAAGCTTATTTCGGGGCACAGATTAATTTATCTACATTGCCTGAAATCTATGTTTCTCTAAGGccaaaaatgtgaattatttCAGAATAAAGCAAGAAGTCTTCACTCTTTTTTCGTTTTTGAACATCCTTTCTTCCTAGAATTTTCACGATTTTTCCATAAAACACATTACATGGGTCACATGCTTTCCCCaaatttttctgcatttcttcaAATTTCCTAAAATAATGACTGGAAGggtgtaaagaaaaagaaaaaacatttgctttgaaaaaaaaagaagctgtgtaaaaataatcttagcttTATTGTTAACCAATGGCAAGACAAGAGTTACAAAGCCAACATTTCTATTCCTTCCCATTAACTAGTTAATGCATAACTTAGAACttagttctttttttactaATGTTAAACTTGAAGTGAACTTTTCAATATTACTGTGAAGCCTCGGCTGTGGCAAAACAGActcttctgcaggtttttccgGGATAAATGATTacgtctgttttctttttttctgttgtcagtctgtttttgctCTCTGGTTTAATCCAAGCTCATGTTCAAGAAATTCTGatcatgtttttcttattgGACATTGACAGGTTGAGGTCATTCATTATCCAACGAATGCATCAACGTTGCCAAAGCTTAACGTTGATTAAAGAAGAAGCTTTAAAAATATAGATAAATCGACATAAAGAAGATTTTTGTCTTCAAAAAGAGCAACAATAAAAGTCTTacaacttttactttgaaggctTATTTcacatttggtgttttttgtgtgtgctaaTTTCACCATCGCAACAAACCAGTtgaaattaaacacattttatgcaACATCCTAAACTGAAAACTGAAGGTTTCccatgaatattaaaaaaaaaaatggatactCAGAGACAGTGCTGCCAATTCTAACACAAAGCaacatgaatgtgtttattttttatgcttttcatACTTATTTAattactttgtttctttaaagcaCATGTGTAACCTGgttaatttcattttgtttcagtgAAAAGGCAATGTCTGTACAGTATAAAACCTCTCCATCTGTGAATGCAGCGGGTGATAacataaagtgaaaaaaacaatgcacAAATCCCATTTCAAAACTCCCTGTTTTCTCCTTCCTCGTATAATTGGAAACATTTGTTCACGCAGAATCTGAAACATATGTGTACACAGAGAGGCAGAAAGATGCCAGATTACCAGGGTTACTTGCTGAAAAGGCAGAGGGCAGCACTTGAATGGATAGTATAGATGTTATTGATATAGGACCTCCCATGCTGCTGGCTCAAAAGAAATTCCCCAAAACAAGTTGTAACCCTCATCTCTGAGATTTTCTATAATCATAAGatattgatgttttttaatgcttgttttaaacaaaaacacaaggatAATCTTAagagactattttttttaaagaattaaagatAATTTTCATACCACATCTGCTTTTGGTGCTGATTACATTTATTCAGCTGCATGATTTCTTTTGATTGGCTTCCCTTAAATCAATTCAAACA is a window from the Oryzias latipes chromosome 24, ASM223467v1 genome containing:
- the fam110c gene encoding protein FAM110C, with protein sequence METNSDATKILGKGPEYFRKQMERDNKGHMSAVERLAASKPIYVKSQQVVNSCQEPVINLSPFTVSSSGSSNLPLKHGGNLVTGNSPTSVAQDSSPGQERRSSSKKRPDSLLIYRQKCESLRGPANNRKHPMSRKLLLGPVNGNVPLLENASKECESKGNKEKLLLAQGAAENCSSRVFVSQSEKRSNRAVEEHSTESSNDSGTKKCAGGLLEVPQTERRSGKGVSRSHSDISSRYSTNFADFDVFFKYCGLDSDIIDSLGRENFSTCSDEISMSIIRSVSVSTSDDGFSRDSGDSDGLLEKELEKKENQGTSVIERNARIIKWLYSCKNAAETGKMLRDLN